A window of Euwallacea fornicatus isolate EFF26 chromosome 13, ASM4011564v1, whole genome shotgun sequence contains these coding sequences:
- the pod1 gene encoding coronin-7 isoform X1: MAWRFKASKYKNAAPIVPKPETYIRDICVGSYQTYGNNIAASAKFMAFNWDHAGSSLAVLPIDDCGRKTKLMPLLHAHSDTVTDLDFSPFHDGLLATGSQDCLVKIWCIPPEGLTESLSNPECIFSHKQRRVETVGFHPTSNFLLHSTSYTTLTLWDLISEKELFSNSDHDEVIQSVSWKRDGTLLATSCKDKQVRIIDPRASSPCIKQANSHQSIKDSRVVWLGDQDKILTTGFDAQRLRQIIIRDLRNFKETEKTLELDCSTGILIPLYDADTGMLFLAGKGDTTIGYMEVTEREPYLIEGIRHSGEQTKGACLVPKRALNVMQGEVNRVLQLTSSSVVPVTYQVPRKTYRDFHADLFPDTPGYKTDLTADQWMEGMNLPMPKISLDPNKREKGEEPIIVHKGSLKDLREEYEKSKEISVATVLKPKVVESTMKPELHPVRSIVKEIQKNKEDLIEEQDPRKNFEDVEKKNILNKASSDDVVIDKEKAQLQSITPPKPLPRSTRTGSVCEAVIDEITPKPVARPRTNSCAPVVTSVNPNGPLGGYKPRLGPKPFTPPNLNDTENTFSKVFSVPQVPGVTSSNGHVTASNQSADVIAEPEKEKSPTSDIEPLKQDNENGKSGSSGEEETSCDSGYIPKTPSTAERRKLFETRTSSKETEPEDNFDNTDQAANFERNSTQRSSIAERRKLYERSQSHQDQPAVIIEKSVSSPVMLRRKDSLKGHKQSEDDSNRRSVPVAKQQSLDINTAKKNESTPAPKRTSTVFGRVSKFRHLKGTTAHKSFHIENIRNLSRQIPGECDGFHANPERVAVPLSGPGGKIAIFELSKTGKLPDGVIPTLVHGNNVMDFQWDPFDYQRLAVACDDGVVKIWKIPSGGLAEPTNEPEGEFNAHGDKIYFIKFHPTAKDILASGSYDMTIKVWDLTTMTDQITLKGHTDQIFSFSWSPCGSQCATVCKDGKIRLYNPRKSDLPVKEGKGPEGNRGARIVWALDGRYLVTTGFDKVSERQISVYKTTDLSNPLNTVGLDVSPAILIPFYDEDSSTLFCTGKGDLTIYAFEITEEHPYICPLSHHRCNSLHQGLSFLPKNVCEIQNVEFAKAYRLTNNSIEPLSFTVPRIKTELFQDDLFPPTRIAWKPTCSSTEWFSGKDKAVARMSLKPEGMESLSENQPSQENRVINKSASSPFIATSKPYNKLAWNPELSAQTKNKQDEIQKSVSNRLEVNLKLEQDDMEGVDEKEWNE, translated from the exons ATGGCTTGGCGGTTTAAAGCTTCTAAATACAAAAATGCAGCCCCCATTGTCCCCAAACCCGAGACTTACATTAGGGATATTTGTGTGGGGTCTTACCAAACTTATGGCAATAATATTGCTGCTTCGGCCAAATTTATGGCTTTTAACTGGGACCATGCAGGTTCTAGCTTAGCTGTTTTGCCCATTG ATGATTGTGGTAGAAAGACCAAACTTATGCCTTTACTGCACGCACATTCAGACACTGTAACAGACTTAGATTTTTCCCCATTTCATGATGGCCTTTTGGCCACTGGATCTCAAGACTGTCTGGTCAAAATATGGTGTATTCCCCCAGAAGGGTTAACG GAATCTTTAAGCAACCCTGAGTGCATTTTTTCCCATAAGCAACGCAGGGTTGAAACTGTTGGCTTTCATCCCAcatccaattttttattacattccACTTCATACACTACTCTAACTCTGTGGGATTTAATCTCAGAAAAAGAACTATTCTCAAATAGTGATCATGATGAAGTGATTCAATCTGTAAGTTGGAAGAGAGATGGAACCCTTTTGGCCACTTCTTGCAAGGACAAGCAA GTTAGAATAATTGACCCTAGAGCATCATCCCCATGTATAAAACAGGCTAATAGTCATCAGAGCATTAAGGACTCTAGAGTTGTTTGGCTAGGGGACCAAGACAAAATATTGACTACAGGTTTCGATGCACAAAGATTAAGACAAATCATTATTAG GGatttaaggaatttcaaaGAGACTGAAAAAACACTTGAGCTCGATTGCTCCACTGGAATATTAATACCTCTTTATGATGCCGACACTGGTATGCTCTTTTTGGCTGGAAAAG GTGATACCACTATTGGTTATATGGAAGTCACTGAGAGAGAGCCCTATCTCATTGAAGGCATTCGCCATTCTGGCGAACAAACAAAAGGAGCCTGCCTGGTGCCTAAAAGAGCCCTTAATGTGATGCAAGGGGAAGTCAACAGGGTCCTGCAACTGACCAGCAGTTCTGTTGTACCAGTCACTTATCAAGTGCCCAGAAAAACTTATAG AGATTTCCATGCTGATTTGTTTCCTGATACTCCTGGATACAAAACAGATCTAACCGCCGATCAGTGGATGGAAGGCATGAACCTGCCCATGCCTAAAATCAGTTTAGACCCcaataaaagagaaaaaggcGAAGAACCAATTATT GTTCACAAAGGATCTCTTAAAGACTTGCGTGAAGAATATGAGAAATCCAAAGAAATATCTGTAGCAACTGTCCTGAAGCCCAAAGTGGTTGAATCTACTATGAAACCTGAGTTACATCCAGTAAGAAGTATTGTTAAAGAGATCCAAAAGAATAAGGAAGATCTAATTGAAGAACAGGATCCTAGGAAAAACTTTGAGGATGTTGAAAAGAAGAATATACTGAACAAAGCTTCCAGCGACGATGTTGTTATTGACAAAGAGAAG GCACAGCTTCAATCTATAACTCCGCCGAAACCATTGCCTAGAAGCACCCGTACCGGCTCAGTTTGTGAGGCGGTGATTGACGAAATTACTCCTAAACCCGTGGCTAGACCTAGAACCAATAGTTGCGCACCTGTGGTCACCTCGGTGAACCCTAATGGTCCTCTGGGAGGATACAAG CCGAGGCTGGGCCCGAAACCCTTTACTCCTCCTAATTTGAACGACACTGAAAATACATTCAGTAAAGTTTTTTCTGTGCCCCAAGTGCCCGGAGTTACTTCGTCAAACGGGCATGTTACGGCAAG CAACCAGTCTGCAGATGTAATAGCAGAgccagaaaaagaaaaatcaccaACAAGCGATATCGAGCCCTTGAAACAAGACAACGAAAACGGGAAGTCCGGATCTAGTGGAGAGGAAGAGACTTCCTGTGATTCTG gtTACATTCCTAAAACTCCGAGTACAGCAGAGCGAAGAAAGCTCTTTGAAACGCGCACCAGTTCCAAGGAAACCGAGCCTGAAGACAATTTCGATAACACGGATCAGGCTGCAAATTTCGAAAGGAATTCCACGCAGAGGAGCAGCATTGCCGAAAGGCGCAAGTTATACGAGAGATCTCAGTCACATCAGGACCAACCAGCTGTTATAATTGAAAAGAGCGTATCTTCCCCGGTGATGTTACGACGGAAGGACTCTTTAAAAGGTCATAAGCAGTCTGAAGATGATAGCAATAG AAGGAGCGTTCCAGTAGCAAAACAGCAGTCCCTAGATATTAACACGGCGAAGAAAAATGAGTCTACTCCAGCTCCCAAGAGAACATCCACTGTTTTCG GAAGAGTGTCAAAATTCAGGCATTTGAAAGGTACAACTGCCCATAAAAGTTTCCACATTGAGAATATTAGAAATCTGAGTAGGCAGATACCTGGCGAATGCGACGGATTTCATG CTAATCCAGAAAGAGTGGCTGTTCCCTTAAGCGGTCCTGGAggcaaaattgcaatattcGAATTAAGCAAGACTG ggAAATTGCCAGATGGTGTGATTCCCACCTTGGTCCACGGTAACAACGTAATGGACTTTCAATGGGACCCATTTGATTACCAACGATTAGCAGTCGCTTGTGACGATGGTGTGgtcaaaatatggaaaattccCAGTGGGGGACTCGCGGAGCCCACAAATGAGCCTGAGGGAGAATTCAACGCGCATGGGGACAAAATCTATTTCATAAAGTTTCATCCCACTGCCAAAGACATTTTGGCATCAG gaTCATATGACATGACTATCAAAGTGTGGGATTTAACCACAATGACGGACCAAATAACCCTGAAAGGACACACGGACCAAATTTTTAGCTTCTCGTGGTCTCCCTGCGGCAGCCAATGCGCTACAGTATGCAAAGATGGGAAAATACGCTTGTACAATCCAAGAAAAAGCGATTTGCCTGTAAAAGAAggaaaag GTCCTGAGGGGAATCGCGGTGCTCGAATCGTTTGGGCTTTGGATGGACGTTATTTGGTCACCACTGGTTTTGATAAGGTTTCAGAAAGACAGATTAGTGTTTACAAAACAACAGATTTGAGTAATCCTCTTAACACTGTGGGTCTCGACGTTTCTCCCGCAATTTTAATACCGTTTTACGACGAAGATAGTTCCACGCTCTTTTGCACTGGAAAG ggcGATTTGACGATTTACGCTTTCGAAATCACAGAAGAACACCCTTATATCTGCCCTCTGAGCCATCACAGGTGCAACTCACTACATCAGGGACTCTCCTTTTTGCCGAAAAACGTCTGTGAAATTCAGAACGTCGAATTCGCTAAAGCGTACCGCCTGACTAATAACTCAATTGAACCTTTGAGTTTCACAGTGCCAAGGATCAAAACGGAACTCTTCCAGGACGATTTATTCCCACCCACACGA ATAGCATGGAAGCCCACCTGTTCCAGCACTGAATGGTTTAGTGGAAAAGACAAGGCGGTTGCTAGGATGAGTTTGAAACCTGAAGGGATGGAATCTC tgtCAGAAAATCAACCCAGTCAGGAAAACCGAGTAATAAACAAATCGGCTTCTAGTCCGTTTATCGCTACATCCAAACCATATAACAAGCTAGCTTGGAATCCtgaattaagtgctcaaacgaAAAACAAACAGGATGAG ATCCAGAAGTCTGTCAGCAACAGGCTGGAAGTTAACTTGAAATTGGAACAAGACGACATGGAAGGAGTGGACGAAAAAGAATGGAACGAGTGA
- the pod1 gene encoding coronin-7 isoform X2 — protein MAWRFKASKYKNAAPIVPKPETYIRDICVGSYQTYGNNIAASAKFMAFNWDHAGSSLAVLPIDDCGRKTKLMPLLHAHSDTVTDLDFSPFHDGLLATGSQDCLVKIWCIPPEGLTESLSNPECIFSHKQRRVETVGFHPTSNFLLHSTSYTTLTLWDLISEKELFSNSDHDEVIQSVSWKRDGTLLATSCKDKQVRIIDPRASSPCIKQANSHQSIKDSRVVWLGDQDKILTTGFDAQRLRQIIIRDLRNFKETEKTLELDCSTGILIPLYDADTGMLFLAGKGDTTIGYMEVTEREPYLIEGIRHSGEQTKGACLVPKRALNVMQGEVNRVLQLTSSSVVPVTYQVPRKTYRDFHADLFPDTPGYKTDLTADQWMEGMNLPMPKISLDPNKREKGEEPIIVHKGSLKDLREEYEKSKEISVATVLKPKVVESTMKPELHPVRSIVKEIQKNKEDLIEEQDPRKNFEDVEKKNILNKASSDDVVIDKEKPRLGPKPFTPPNLNDTENTFSKVFSVPQVPGVTSSNGHVTASNQSADVIAEPEKEKSPTSDIEPLKQDNENGKSGSSGEEETSCDSGYIPKTPSTAERRKLFETRTSSKETEPEDNFDNTDQAANFERNSTQRSSIAERRKLYERSQSHQDQPAVIIEKSVSSPVMLRRKDSLKGHKQSEDDSNRRSVPVAKQQSLDINTAKKNESTPAPKRTSTVFGRVSKFRHLKGTTAHKSFHIENIRNLSRQIPGECDGFHANPERVAVPLSGPGGKIAIFELSKTGKLPDGVIPTLVHGNNVMDFQWDPFDYQRLAVACDDGVVKIWKIPSGGLAEPTNEPEGEFNAHGDKIYFIKFHPTAKDILASGSYDMTIKVWDLTTMTDQITLKGHTDQIFSFSWSPCGSQCATVCKDGKIRLYNPRKSDLPVKEGKGPEGNRGARIVWALDGRYLVTTGFDKVSERQISVYKTTDLSNPLNTVGLDVSPAILIPFYDEDSSTLFCTGKGDLTIYAFEITEEHPYICPLSHHRCNSLHQGLSFLPKNVCEIQNVEFAKAYRLTNNSIEPLSFTVPRIKTELFQDDLFPPTRIAWKPTCSSTEWFSGKDKAVARMSLKPEGMESLSENQPSQENRVINKSASSPFIATSKPYNKLAWNPELSAQTKNKQDEIQKSVSNRLEVNLKLEQDDMEGVDEKEWNE, from the exons ATGGCTTGGCGGTTTAAAGCTTCTAAATACAAAAATGCAGCCCCCATTGTCCCCAAACCCGAGACTTACATTAGGGATATTTGTGTGGGGTCTTACCAAACTTATGGCAATAATATTGCTGCTTCGGCCAAATTTATGGCTTTTAACTGGGACCATGCAGGTTCTAGCTTAGCTGTTTTGCCCATTG ATGATTGTGGTAGAAAGACCAAACTTATGCCTTTACTGCACGCACATTCAGACACTGTAACAGACTTAGATTTTTCCCCATTTCATGATGGCCTTTTGGCCACTGGATCTCAAGACTGTCTGGTCAAAATATGGTGTATTCCCCCAGAAGGGTTAACG GAATCTTTAAGCAACCCTGAGTGCATTTTTTCCCATAAGCAACGCAGGGTTGAAACTGTTGGCTTTCATCCCAcatccaattttttattacattccACTTCATACACTACTCTAACTCTGTGGGATTTAATCTCAGAAAAAGAACTATTCTCAAATAGTGATCATGATGAAGTGATTCAATCTGTAAGTTGGAAGAGAGATGGAACCCTTTTGGCCACTTCTTGCAAGGACAAGCAA GTTAGAATAATTGACCCTAGAGCATCATCCCCATGTATAAAACAGGCTAATAGTCATCAGAGCATTAAGGACTCTAGAGTTGTTTGGCTAGGGGACCAAGACAAAATATTGACTACAGGTTTCGATGCACAAAGATTAAGACAAATCATTATTAG GGatttaaggaatttcaaaGAGACTGAAAAAACACTTGAGCTCGATTGCTCCACTGGAATATTAATACCTCTTTATGATGCCGACACTGGTATGCTCTTTTTGGCTGGAAAAG GTGATACCACTATTGGTTATATGGAAGTCACTGAGAGAGAGCCCTATCTCATTGAAGGCATTCGCCATTCTGGCGAACAAACAAAAGGAGCCTGCCTGGTGCCTAAAAGAGCCCTTAATGTGATGCAAGGGGAAGTCAACAGGGTCCTGCAACTGACCAGCAGTTCTGTTGTACCAGTCACTTATCAAGTGCCCAGAAAAACTTATAG AGATTTCCATGCTGATTTGTTTCCTGATACTCCTGGATACAAAACAGATCTAACCGCCGATCAGTGGATGGAAGGCATGAACCTGCCCATGCCTAAAATCAGTTTAGACCCcaataaaagagaaaaaggcGAAGAACCAATTATT GTTCACAAAGGATCTCTTAAAGACTTGCGTGAAGAATATGAGAAATCCAAAGAAATATCTGTAGCAACTGTCCTGAAGCCCAAAGTGGTTGAATCTACTATGAAACCTGAGTTACATCCAGTAAGAAGTATTGTTAAAGAGATCCAAAAGAATAAGGAAGATCTAATTGAAGAACAGGATCCTAGGAAAAACTTTGAGGATGTTGAAAAGAAGAATATACTGAACAAAGCTTCCAGCGACGATGTTGTTATTGACAAAGAGAAG CCGAGGCTGGGCCCGAAACCCTTTACTCCTCCTAATTTGAACGACACTGAAAATACATTCAGTAAAGTTTTTTCTGTGCCCCAAGTGCCCGGAGTTACTTCGTCAAACGGGCATGTTACGGCAAG CAACCAGTCTGCAGATGTAATAGCAGAgccagaaaaagaaaaatcaccaACAAGCGATATCGAGCCCTTGAAACAAGACAACGAAAACGGGAAGTCCGGATCTAGTGGAGAGGAAGAGACTTCCTGTGATTCTG gtTACATTCCTAAAACTCCGAGTACAGCAGAGCGAAGAAAGCTCTTTGAAACGCGCACCAGTTCCAAGGAAACCGAGCCTGAAGACAATTTCGATAACACGGATCAGGCTGCAAATTTCGAAAGGAATTCCACGCAGAGGAGCAGCATTGCCGAAAGGCGCAAGTTATACGAGAGATCTCAGTCACATCAGGACCAACCAGCTGTTATAATTGAAAAGAGCGTATCTTCCCCGGTGATGTTACGACGGAAGGACTCTTTAAAAGGTCATAAGCAGTCTGAAGATGATAGCAATAG AAGGAGCGTTCCAGTAGCAAAACAGCAGTCCCTAGATATTAACACGGCGAAGAAAAATGAGTCTACTCCAGCTCCCAAGAGAACATCCACTGTTTTCG GAAGAGTGTCAAAATTCAGGCATTTGAAAGGTACAACTGCCCATAAAAGTTTCCACATTGAGAATATTAGAAATCTGAGTAGGCAGATACCTGGCGAATGCGACGGATTTCATG CTAATCCAGAAAGAGTGGCTGTTCCCTTAAGCGGTCCTGGAggcaaaattgcaatattcGAATTAAGCAAGACTG ggAAATTGCCAGATGGTGTGATTCCCACCTTGGTCCACGGTAACAACGTAATGGACTTTCAATGGGACCCATTTGATTACCAACGATTAGCAGTCGCTTGTGACGATGGTGTGgtcaaaatatggaaaattccCAGTGGGGGACTCGCGGAGCCCACAAATGAGCCTGAGGGAGAATTCAACGCGCATGGGGACAAAATCTATTTCATAAAGTTTCATCCCACTGCCAAAGACATTTTGGCATCAG gaTCATATGACATGACTATCAAAGTGTGGGATTTAACCACAATGACGGACCAAATAACCCTGAAAGGACACACGGACCAAATTTTTAGCTTCTCGTGGTCTCCCTGCGGCAGCCAATGCGCTACAGTATGCAAAGATGGGAAAATACGCTTGTACAATCCAAGAAAAAGCGATTTGCCTGTAAAAGAAggaaaag GTCCTGAGGGGAATCGCGGTGCTCGAATCGTTTGGGCTTTGGATGGACGTTATTTGGTCACCACTGGTTTTGATAAGGTTTCAGAAAGACAGATTAGTGTTTACAAAACAACAGATTTGAGTAATCCTCTTAACACTGTGGGTCTCGACGTTTCTCCCGCAATTTTAATACCGTTTTACGACGAAGATAGTTCCACGCTCTTTTGCACTGGAAAG ggcGATTTGACGATTTACGCTTTCGAAATCACAGAAGAACACCCTTATATCTGCCCTCTGAGCCATCACAGGTGCAACTCACTACATCAGGGACTCTCCTTTTTGCCGAAAAACGTCTGTGAAATTCAGAACGTCGAATTCGCTAAAGCGTACCGCCTGACTAATAACTCAATTGAACCTTTGAGTTTCACAGTGCCAAGGATCAAAACGGAACTCTTCCAGGACGATTTATTCCCACCCACACGA ATAGCATGGAAGCCCACCTGTTCCAGCACTGAATGGTTTAGTGGAAAAGACAAGGCGGTTGCTAGGATGAGTTTGAAACCTGAAGGGATGGAATCTC tgtCAGAAAATCAACCCAGTCAGGAAAACCGAGTAATAAACAAATCGGCTTCTAGTCCGTTTATCGCTACATCCAAACCATATAACAAGCTAGCTTGGAATCCtgaattaagtgctcaaacgaAAAACAAACAGGATGAG ATCCAGAAGTCTGTCAGCAACAGGCTGGAAGTTAACTTGAAATTGGAACAAGACGACATGGAAGGAGTGGACGAAAAAGAATGGAACGAGTGA
- the pod1 gene encoding coronin-7 isoform X3: protein MPLLHAHSDTVTDLDFSPFHDGLLATGSQDCLVKIWCIPPEGLTESLSNPECIFSHKQRRVETVGFHPTSNFLLHSTSYTTLTLWDLISEKELFSNSDHDEVIQSVSWKRDGTLLATSCKDKQVRIIDPRASSPCIKQANSHQSIKDSRVVWLGDQDKILTTGFDAQRLRQIIIRDLRNFKETEKTLELDCSTGILIPLYDADTGMLFLAGKGDTTIGYMEVTEREPYLIEGIRHSGEQTKGACLVPKRALNVMQGEVNRVLQLTSSSVVPVTYQVPRKTYRDFHADLFPDTPGYKTDLTADQWMEGMNLPMPKISLDPNKREKGEEPIIVHKGSLKDLREEYEKSKEISVATVLKPKVVESTMKPELHPVRSIVKEIQKNKEDLIEEQDPRKNFEDVEKKNILNKASSDDVVIDKEKAQLQSITPPKPLPRSTRTGSVCEAVIDEITPKPVARPRTNSCAPVVTSVNPNGPLGGYKPRLGPKPFTPPNLNDTENTFSKVFSVPQVPGVTSSNGHVTASNQSADVIAEPEKEKSPTSDIEPLKQDNENGKSGSSGEEETSCDSGYIPKTPSTAERRKLFETRTSSKETEPEDNFDNTDQAANFERNSTQRSSIAERRKLYERSQSHQDQPAVIIEKSVSSPVMLRRKDSLKGHKQSEDDSNRRSVPVAKQQSLDINTAKKNESTPAPKRTSTVFGRVSKFRHLKGTTAHKSFHIENIRNLSRQIPGECDGFHANPERVAVPLSGPGGKIAIFELSKTGKLPDGVIPTLVHGNNVMDFQWDPFDYQRLAVACDDGVVKIWKIPSGGLAEPTNEPEGEFNAHGDKIYFIKFHPTAKDILASGSYDMTIKVWDLTTMTDQITLKGHTDQIFSFSWSPCGSQCATVCKDGKIRLYNPRKSDLPVKEGKGPEGNRGARIVWALDGRYLVTTGFDKVSERQISVYKTTDLSNPLNTVGLDVSPAILIPFYDEDSSTLFCTGKGDLTIYAFEITEEHPYICPLSHHRCNSLHQGLSFLPKNVCEIQNVEFAKAYRLTNNSIEPLSFTVPRIKTELFQDDLFPPTRIAWKPTCSSTEWFSGKDKAVARMSLKPEGMESLSENQPSQENRVINKSASSPFIATSKPYNKLAWNPELSAQTKNKQDEIQKSVSNRLEVNLKLEQDDMEGVDEKEWNE from the exons ATGCCTTTACTGCACGCACATTCAGACACTGTAACAGACTTAGATTTTTCCCCATTTCATGATGGCCTTTTGGCCACTGGATCTCAAGACTGTCTGGTCAAAATATGGTGTATTCCCCCAGAAGGGTTAACG GAATCTTTAAGCAACCCTGAGTGCATTTTTTCCCATAAGCAACGCAGGGTTGAAACTGTTGGCTTTCATCCCAcatccaattttttattacattccACTTCATACACTACTCTAACTCTGTGGGATTTAATCTCAGAAAAAGAACTATTCTCAAATAGTGATCATGATGAAGTGATTCAATCTGTAAGTTGGAAGAGAGATGGAACCCTTTTGGCCACTTCTTGCAAGGACAAGCAA GTTAGAATAATTGACCCTAGAGCATCATCCCCATGTATAAAACAGGCTAATAGTCATCAGAGCATTAAGGACTCTAGAGTTGTTTGGCTAGGGGACCAAGACAAAATATTGACTACAGGTTTCGATGCACAAAGATTAAGACAAATCATTATTAG GGatttaaggaatttcaaaGAGACTGAAAAAACACTTGAGCTCGATTGCTCCACTGGAATATTAATACCTCTTTATGATGCCGACACTGGTATGCTCTTTTTGGCTGGAAAAG GTGATACCACTATTGGTTATATGGAAGTCACTGAGAGAGAGCCCTATCTCATTGAAGGCATTCGCCATTCTGGCGAACAAACAAAAGGAGCCTGCCTGGTGCCTAAAAGAGCCCTTAATGTGATGCAAGGGGAAGTCAACAGGGTCCTGCAACTGACCAGCAGTTCTGTTGTACCAGTCACTTATCAAGTGCCCAGAAAAACTTATAG AGATTTCCATGCTGATTTGTTTCCTGATACTCCTGGATACAAAACAGATCTAACCGCCGATCAGTGGATGGAAGGCATGAACCTGCCCATGCCTAAAATCAGTTTAGACCCcaataaaagagaaaaaggcGAAGAACCAATTATT GTTCACAAAGGATCTCTTAAAGACTTGCGTGAAGAATATGAGAAATCCAAAGAAATATCTGTAGCAACTGTCCTGAAGCCCAAAGTGGTTGAATCTACTATGAAACCTGAGTTACATCCAGTAAGAAGTATTGTTAAAGAGATCCAAAAGAATAAGGAAGATCTAATTGAAGAACAGGATCCTAGGAAAAACTTTGAGGATGTTGAAAAGAAGAATATACTGAACAAAGCTTCCAGCGACGATGTTGTTATTGACAAAGAGAAG GCACAGCTTCAATCTATAACTCCGCCGAAACCATTGCCTAGAAGCACCCGTACCGGCTCAGTTTGTGAGGCGGTGATTGACGAAATTACTCCTAAACCCGTGGCTAGACCTAGAACCAATAGTTGCGCACCTGTGGTCACCTCGGTGAACCCTAATGGTCCTCTGGGAGGATACAAG CCGAGGCTGGGCCCGAAACCCTTTACTCCTCCTAATTTGAACGACACTGAAAATACATTCAGTAAAGTTTTTTCTGTGCCCCAAGTGCCCGGAGTTACTTCGTCAAACGGGCATGTTACGGCAAG CAACCAGTCTGCAGATGTAATAGCAGAgccagaaaaagaaaaatcaccaACAAGCGATATCGAGCCCTTGAAACAAGACAACGAAAACGGGAAGTCCGGATCTAGTGGAGAGGAAGAGACTTCCTGTGATTCTG gtTACATTCCTAAAACTCCGAGTACAGCAGAGCGAAGAAAGCTCTTTGAAACGCGCACCAGTTCCAAGGAAACCGAGCCTGAAGACAATTTCGATAACACGGATCAGGCTGCAAATTTCGAAAGGAATTCCACGCAGAGGAGCAGCATTGCCGAAAGGCGCAAGTTATACGAGAGATCTCAGTCACATCAGGACCAACCAGCTGTTATAATTGAAAAGAGCGTATCTTCCCCGGTGATGTTACGACGGAAGGACTCTTTAAAAGGTCATAAGCAGTCTGAAGATGATAGCAATAG AAGGAGCGTTCCAGTAGCAAAACAGCAGTCCCTAGATATTAACACGGCGAAGAAAAATGAGTCTACTCCAGCTCCCAAGAGAACATCCACTGTTTTCG GAAGAGTGTCAAAATTCAGGCATTTGAAAGGTACAACTGCCCATAAAAGTTTCCACATTGAGAATATTAGAAATCTGAGTAGGCAGATACCTGGCGAATGCGACGGATTTCATG CTAATCCAGAAAGAGTGGCTGTTCCCTTAAGCGGTCCTGGAggcaaaattgcaatattcGAATTAAGCAAGACTG ggAAATTGCCAGATGGTGTGATTCCCACCTTGGTCCACGGTAACAACGTAATGGACTTTCAATGGGACCCATTTGATTACCAACGATTAGCAGTCGCTTGTGACGATGGTGTGgtcaaaatatggaaaattccCAGTGGGGGACTCGCGGAGCCCACAAATGAGCCTGAGGGAGAATTCAACGCGCATGGGGACAAAATCTATTTCATAAAGTTTCATCCCACTGCCAAAGACATTTTGGCATCAG gaTCATATGACATGACTATCAAAGTGTGGGATTTAACCACAATGACGGACCAAATAACCCTGAAAGGACACACGGACCAAATTTTTAGCTTCTCGTGGTCTCCCTGCGGCAGCCAATGCGCTACAGTATGCAAAGATGGGAAAATACGCTTGTACAATCCAAGAAAAAGCGATTTGCCTGTAAAAGAAggaaaag GTCCTGAGGGGAATCGCGGTGCTCGAATCGTTTGGGCTTTGGATGGACGTTATTTGGTCACCACTGGTTTTGATAAGGTTTCAGAAAGACAGATTAGTGTTTACAAAACAACAGATTTGAGTAATCCTCTTAACACTGTGGGTCTCGACGTTTCTCCCGCAATTTTAATACCGTTTTACGACGAAGATAGTTCCACGCTCTTTTGCACTGGAAAG ggcGATTTGACGATTTACGCTTTCGAAATCACAGAAGAACACCCTTATATCTGCCCTCTGAGCCATCACAGGTGCAACTCACTACATCAGGGACTCTCCTTTTTGCCGAAAAACGTCTGTGAAATTCAGAACGTCGAATTCGCTAAAGCGTACCGCCTGACTAATAACTCAATTGAACCTTTGAGTTTCACAGTGCCAAGGATCAAAACGGAACTCTTCCAGGACGATTTATTCCCACCCACACGA ATAGCATGGAAGCCCACCTGTTCCAGCACTGAATGGTTTAGTGGAAAAGACAAGGCGGTTGCTAGGATGAGTTTGAAACCTGAAGGGATGGAATCTC tgtCAGAAAATCAACCCAGTCAGGAAAACCGAGTAATAAACAAATCGGCTTCTAGTCCGTTTATCGCTACATCCAAACCATATAACAAGCTAGCTTGGAATCCtgaattaagtgctcaaacgaAAAACAAACAGGATGAG ATCCAGAAGTCTGTCAGCAACAGGCTGGAAGTTAACTTGAAATTGGAACAAGACGACATGGAAGGAGTGGACGAAAAAGAATGGAACGAGTGA